The Leishmania braziliensis MHOM/BR/75/M2904 complete genome, chromosome 24 DNA window AGGTAGAACTGAAGCTCCGCACCTTCCAGTAGGATACCGTCGGCACGACCGGACTGACCCGGGCGGCTCGTCATGCGTGCAAGCACACGACCCTCGCGCAGCTGATCAGCGATCGCCTTCTCGACcttgtggctgctgcggcggcgcgtccactcgcgctgcagcttgGGCGAAGCCTTGTTCACGTCGTACTtttcagcagcggcatggGCAGACTTCTTGCCTTTCTtctcagcggcggcggcggtcttggcgctcttcttccccgCATCCAAGTCGATGCCGTAATGCTTGGCGTACCAGCGCTTGAACGGCGCGGCGTCCACGGAGACGATGCAGTTCTTCACCAGCGTCTTCGTGCGCACCAGCTCGTTCGAGGTGGCGTTGTACACGACGTCGAGGATACGAACGCGCTGCGCGATGGCCTCGGAGCCCCAGGCGAAGTTGCCGGTGTCCAGGCGCAGGGCGCGGATCTTGAAGTTGCCACCACGAGCACGCACAGGGCTCACGCGGCGGGCGCCAAGACGGGTGTTGGCGGGAAGGCGACCCAG harbors:
- a CDS encoding putative 40S ribosomal protein S8 gives rise to the protein MGIVRSRLHKRKITGGKTKIHRKRMKAELGRLPANTRLGARRVSPVRARGGNFKIRALRLDTGNFAWGSEAIAQRVRILDVVYNATSNELVRTKTLVKNCIVSVDAAPFKRWYAKHYGIDLDAGKKSAKTAAAAEKKGKKSAHAAAEKYDVNKASPKLQREWTRRRSSHKVEKAIADQLREGRVLARMTSRPGQSGRADGILLEGAELQFYLKRLEKKK